CCCGCACCCCCTAAGTGGTTGGATCAGAGAACTACTCATTCCTAAATGTAACGGGGTCCTAAGATGAATGTCAACCCAGAAAGGGTGCTCTTTAAATACACCCTGATGAGTGGATCATTAATGATGAGTGGataatgggtggatggatggatggttggaatGTAAGACATAGAACAAAGAATGGAGGAATTCATTTGGAGTCCAGGAAGTCTTCATGCAAGAGGTGAGGTCTAAACCAGGTTTTGAAGGATTAGACCAGCTCTGTCCAAAAGAACTTTCTGAGATGATGGAAAGGTACTCgtcactagccacatgtgactcTTAAGTTCTTGAAATGTGGTGAGTGTGACTGGGGACCTGAATTTTACATAGTATTTTAATTCACTTTGACTTAAACAGGCACATGTGGCTCGTGGCTACCACATGGGACAGGGCAGGATCAGaaggaatcttccaggcaaactGGCATTGTGGGGAGAGGCGTCTCTGGGACCAGCAGGGACTGGCTGGCCTGTGCAAAGGCCTAGAAGTGTGAAATGACCTGGGGGGGGGGTCGGGTGAGAGGGGGAGGTCCGAGGGAGATGGGGGCCGGGGTGAGTGCCCAGGCAGACAGAGAGGAGGGGCACCTGAAGTGCCAGATGAGGGCATCCCTACAGAGCCCTcagtctctctccctcccacagACCCTGGAACTGAGGGCACCAAAGACCTAGGGGACGGGGCCCGGGCACCCAGGGACTCGGAAGTGAGTATGGCCGGCCACCCCGCGTCTCAGTTCTTCCCGGCCACCCACCAGCCACCGCTCGGATGCTGGTGTCACACTGTGCCCCCCGCAGGGCCCAGATGGAGACAGCGCCGGGGAGCTGGGGGCAGACACATGCGCAGTCCACGCCCTCTTCCTCGTCCTGCACAGTGGCAGCATCCTAGACTCGGGCCCAGGAGATGCCGACTCCAAGCGGGCAGACGTGCAGACGCTGAGCCTAGCCTTCGAGGCCGTCACCCGCGTCCACTTTCCCGAGGCCCTGGGCCACGTGGCGCTGCGCCTGGTGCCCTGCCCACCCATCTGCGCCGCCGCCTATGCCCTCGTCTCCAAGTACTGGTCAGGGGGTGGAAGGGGGGGTGGACATACAGGGTCCCTGAGGTGTGGACAGCCACCTGGAGGCTCCTGGAACCAGAGAGGCCCccatggggggggcggggggaggaggccAGGAAACCAGACACCTGGGCCAGTCACCCACCCAGCTGGACCACAGTTTCTAGCCTATGGCTCCATCACAGAGCCCTCTGGGATACTGGTGGTCCCCACAAAGCCCCCGTGGTGCTGGGACTTGCCAACAGGTCGGGGGACTTAGAGGGGGCAGAGGCGGGCCTGGATGCTCCTATCCATCCATTCCACCCCTCCTCCTACAGCCTGAGCCCCTACAGCCATGATGGGGACAGCCTGTCCCGCTCCCAGGACCACATTCCCCTGGCTGCCCTGCCGCTGCTGGCCACCTCGTCATCCCGATACCAGGGCGCCGTGGCCACAGTCATCGCCCGCACCAACCAGGCCTACTCGGCCTTCCTGCGCTCCTCCGAGGGCGCCGGCTTCTGCGGGCAGGTCAGGGGTTAGGGGTGCTCCCCGGGAGCTTGCCGCCCaagcctcccccaccctcctgcctCTGCTGCAGCCCCTCCTGACCGCGCTGCCCTCTCCCCCAGGTGGTGCTGATCGGGGACGGCGTGGGCGGGATCCTGGGCTTTGATGCGCTCTGCCACAGTGCCAGCGTGGGCACGGGGAGCCGGAGCAGCAGCCGCCGTGGAAGCATGGTCAGTGTGGCTGGACCCGCCTCCACCGGAGGAGCGgggcggggcggtggggggggcggCAAGGAGACTCCCCTGCTCTAGTTCTCTGTCCCCGGAATCTGACCTCTCTCCAGCCTGTTCCCTGCTGCCTCTGTCCATCCCCTCTGGGGCTCTGGGCTCTAAGTCCCTGCCCAACCCCCACGCCTCCTTCCTCACTTCCAAATAAGTAGAAATTGATTGTCTCCAGTCCTAAGGATGTTTCTGTCTCCTGCTCCTTCTAGAACAATGAGCTGCTCTCCCCGGAGGCAGGCCCAGTGCgggatcccctggcagagggggCCGAGGGGCTGGGCCGGGCCAGCCCAGAAccctctgccctgcccacccagcgCACCCCCAGCGACATGGCCGGTCCCGAGCCTGAGGGCTCTCAAAACAGGTGACAGTCCCACCCCATCAACCCCAAACTGGGCTTGTGCTGGGCTGCGGAGGCTGCAGCGCTGACGGCCACCTTCGCACGCAGCCTGCAGGCAGCCCCACCAGCCACCTCCTCCGGGGAGCCCCGGCGGGCGAGCACAGCCTCCTGCCCACCCACTGCCACCTCTGAGGCTCCCGACGGTGCCCCCTGTGCCGCCCGCCTTGACTTCAAGGTCTCCGGCTTCTTCCTCTTTGGCTCCCCGCTCGGCCTGGTGCTGGCTCTGCGCAAAACCGTGATGCCCACATTGGAGGGTGAGCCCTTGGGGTGCAGGTGGGGGGCACGCCTCCTCCTCCATCTGCCTCTCCCCTTAGCTCCTCCAACCTCTCCCTCTCACCAGAAACTCGAGCACTTACGCCATTCCCCACTGTACAAATTAAGTGGCTTGGCTAGAGAGAGGGGAACCTGAGGCCCAGAAAGAAGGGACTTGCCAAGGCCACGTTTCCCAGCATGCACCAGGAGGAACTCATACACCCAGATGCCCTTCCTGAGAAGGGGTCCAAGAGGCCTCGGGAACGCTTCATCCCGAGCATCAGCAAATCAAAGACTGATCCCTTGTTAGCCGAGAGACCTGTCTCACTTTTAAGCGGGACCCCAGGGACCTCTCAGGGAGTACAGTCTGGGAAGCGCTATTTCAGGATCACCCAGCATGTCAGGGAGCTACTCCCCACCACCGCTACCTCCCAGGACGTCCACCTGAACCCCCTCTCTCCTTTATCTTCTGGGTACCAGTGGCCCAGATGCGGCCAGCCTGCGAGCAGATCTACAACCTCTTCCACGCGGCTGACCCCTGCGCCTCCCGCCTTGAGCCCCTGCTGGCCCCCAAGTTCCAGGCCATCGCCCCCCTGACAGTGCCCCGCTACCAGAAGTTCCCTCTGGGAGATGGCTCATCTCTGCTGCTGGGTACGCACTCAgccggaaaaagaggaggagggccCCAACAGTGAGGGATGGAGAtagaccaccccccgccccaagaGGTAGTTCCTACATCATTGCTACTCTCTCAGGTCACCACTCCCAGGACCAGGAGCCCTCCCCTGGCCCCTTGGGCAGTCTGGATCCCCAAGACCCTCTGCCCAGACGCTGGGGGCAGTGTTGGTGACTGGGCTAAAGAAAGGAGGCAGTGACTTCAAGAGCAGCCACCaccactggggtggggggtgaagggGTGCTGTATCCGTGTCTAGGGATGCAGTTGTGTCTCCACGGGCACTTGAGTTCACGTCCTGGTGTGGGTTGTGTACACATGCATGTAAGTGAGGCCCCATGAGACAAGCGGGCTTGGATTGGGGTGATGGCAGCAGGCATTCTGGCAGGAATGCTGCTGGGGTGAGCTAAGAGGGGAGAATGCCCCCACCCTTCGTGTCCACCCACACGCTGGGGCAGTTCAGCCTCAGCCAAGACCTGACCAGGGACGGCTGGCAGCAGAGGTGGGGGAGGTGCAGGGCAGAGCGGTCCTGGAACCCCAGTGGGAAGACAGGAAGGaggcctggccctgcccaccactGAGGCTGCCCTCCACCCACAGCCGACACTCTGCAGACCCACTCAGGCCTCTTTCTGGAGGAGCTGGAGATGTTGGTGCCCTCAACACCCACGTCTGCCAGCGGTGCTTTCTGGAAGGGCAGTGAGTTGGGCGGTGACCCGCCAGCCCAGCCAACTGCCCCCAGCACCACTAGTGAGGTGGTTAAGAGTAAGTCCAGCCAGCCATcccccctgggggtggggggcagtggtgGGGGTGCGGATACTTGTTCCACTGCTGAAGCCCAGCAGAGACACCCTTGCCCCAGAGCATTTGCTCTGGAACGAGGGGGCCCCAGCACCCAACTCTGGACTCAGCAAAGAGCAGGGCTggtggaagaaagggagggaagagccCTAGAGGCCAGACAGGTGGGCCTGGGGTGGGAGGCCATCCCTGACTCACTGCCCACCGTGGCCGAGCAGTCCTGGAGCGCTGGTGGGGGACCAAGCGGATTGACTACTCGCTGTACTGCCCGGAGGCGCTCACCGCCTTCCCCACCGTCACGCTGCCCCACCTCTTCCACGCCAGCTACTGGGAGTCGGCCGACGTGGTGGCCTTCATCCTGCGACAGGTGGGCCCAGGgatgcggggtgggggtggaggggtgggaagCAGACAAGGATAGGGagccggggctgggggaggggcagtccCAGGGacccttcccccgccccccacttcaCGTGGCCTCGCTGGGGCCCATCCCGCTCAGGTGATCGAGAAGGAGCGGCCACACCTGACCGAGTGCGAGGAACCGTCCATCTACAGCCCGGCCTTCCCCAGGGAGAAGTGGCAGCGCAAACGCACCCAAGTCAAGATTCGGGTCCGTGCCCCGCCCCTGGCGACCTCAAGTCTCCCTGGGATCCCTGCCCCTAAGCCCCTCCCAGGTCCCGCCTCCTCCTgcctcggccccgcccccgggTACCACGgaatctcctcccctccctcttccccggCCCCTCCGCCAAGTCCGGTCTCGGATTGGCGCTCGCCTCGCCCCTCTCAGCCTCTGCACCGGGTCTATATCGCCTCCGCCCCTTGGAACTGCAGTCCGCACAGAGGACCCCCACGACCTCTGGTCGGGGTCAGCAGAAGTGCCCACCCCTCGAGCCTCGCCCCTCTCTCGCAGCGAGCGGGCCCGCCTCCTCCAGGCAGCGCGCACACACGTCTGGGCGCGGGTCCCCCTCATCAGCTCTTCCCGCCTCCCTGTCGTCTCCTGGCCGCGGGCTCACACTGTCTCCTCCCGCCAGAACGTCACCTCCAACCACCGGGCGAGCGACACGGTGGTGTGCGAGGGCCGACCCCAGGTGCTGAACGGGCGCTTCATGTACGGACCCTTGGATGTGGTCACGCTCACGGGAGAGAAGGTTAGGACACAGAGGCCTCAGGCCCATGTAGACCGGCCCCCTCCGGGCTGACCTGGCCCCAAGCGGGAGCTCCCCGGTCCCGCTTCCTGTTCCCTGGACAGCTGCGGGTCCTGCCGGGTTGATCCCCCAACCCGGTCCTCCTTCCCCCGCCTCAGCCCTCCTCCGCTCAGCTCCGCACCGCTCAGGGGTTCCCCCCTCCCTCCGCTCCGCTCAGGGGACCCTCTGGCCCTCTCTCCCTGCTAGGTGGACATCTACATCATGACGCAGCCGCTGTCGGGCAAGTGGATCCACTTTGGCACCGAGGTCACCAACAGCTCGGGCCGTCTCACCTTCCCGGTGCCCCTGGAGCGTGCTCTGGGCGTCGGCGTTTACCCGGTGCGCATGGTGGTCAGGTGAGCGCGGGGCGGGCCCGGCCTCTGCAGGGCGGGGCTCCCGTGGGCCCCGCCCCCACGCCGCTCACACAGCCCCTTCCCCGGGGCCGTAGGGGCGACCACACCTACGCCGAATGCTGCCTGACGGTGGTGGCCCGCGGCACTGAGGCCGTGGTCTTCAGCATCGATGGCTCCTTCACCGCCAGTGTGTCCATCATGGGCAGCGACCCCAAGGTGCGCGCCGGTGCCGTGGACGTGGTCAGGTAGGAAAGGCTGCCCCTTCCCTTCCCCGGCTCGCGGTGAGGACTGGTCCCCACCCCTGGTGCTCGGGGCTGACGGCCGCCCCACCCTGCAGGCACTGGCAGGACGCGGGCTACCTGATCGTGTACGTGACGGGCCGTCCCGATATGCAGAAGCACCGCGTGGTGGCCTGGCTGTCGCAGCACAACTTCCCCCACGGCGTCGTCTCCTTCTGCGATGGCCTCACTCACGACCCACTGCGCCAGAAGTTAATGTTCCTGCAGAGCCTGGTGCAGGAGGTGTGGTGGCTGGGGAGGGCCCCCGAACCCCGCGATTACCCCTGGAGGAGGCCCATTTGTTCCCACCCGCATGGCCCCGGCTCCCAGGCTAACAGACCGCACATCCCTGCTGGGATCTCTAGAGTCCTTGAGGTCAAGGCTGGTCCCACCGTCCCAGCCAGACGTGGTGATGGAGACTAAGCGGCCCCGCCCCTAAGCCTTCCGCACTGAACGCCCACCAGACCCCACCCCCTgtctcccgccccgccccccggggTCTGCTGATTGGCCTCTCCGGCCACAGGTGGAACTGAACTTCGTGGCCGGCTACGGGTCCCCCAAAGACGTGGCCGTGTATGCGGCGCTGGGCCTGCCCCCTAGCCAGACCTACATCGTGGGCCGCGCGGTGCGGAAGCTGCAGGCGCAGTGCCAGGTGAGGGCCGATGAAGGTGGGGCTGCGAGCCAGCTGGGGCTTGGGAGCCTGAGTCTAGGCCGTGAGGACTACTTGTGTTGTTAAGAAGCACCTAGGAGGAAGGCATGAACAGGCTGGCCGGCTTCAGGGAAATTGGGCTTCTCCTAGGATCAGGGAGGTCAGGAGCAGCTGGCCAGAATGAGTAACTCAAGCTGGAGTATGAGCAAGACCTTGGGTGCTCGTTCCATGCTGGCATGGTTCTGGGCACAagccttgacctctctgagcctcactttcctgtCTGTAAGGTGGAAAGGATAAACCTGCGCAGATCTCCGCAGCTGTCACAGAGACCGTAATTTACTACATGTCAGCGAGCACTGGCCTAGGCACAAAGCAAGTGCCTGTTAAATGTCAGCTGCTGTTACTTCCCGCCaaaaccccattttacagatgaggaaactcaggacgaggctcagagaggggcaggCTCCCCGGCGGGGTTTGGTCAGGCTGTGCCAGCCCGGTACTGCAGCCAGCACTGCCCAGAGCCTAGGAAGGGCAGGTGAGGGCAGTGTGTGGGCCCGAGACCAGCCATCCCCTCACCCTGCCCACCTCTGCCCACAGTTCCTGTCCGACGGCTACGTGGCCCACCTGGGCCAGCTGGAGGCTGGCTCCCACCCTCATGCCACCGTGGGACCCTCAAGGGCCGCCCTGGCCAAGAGCAGCTATGGCGGGGCTGCCCCTGTGGACTTCCTCCGGAAACAGAGCCAGCTGCTCCGCTCGAGGGGCCCCAGCCAGGCGGAGCGGGAGGGCCCAGGGACCCCGCCCACCACCCTGGCGCGGGGCAAAGCGCGGAGCATCAGCCTCAAGCTGGACAGTGAAGAGTGAGGTCCCAACCGTGGCTGGACTTGGGTTATTTATTCATACACTTGACGAGCCCCTGTGGCTGGCTGTGGAAGGCTGGGCCCCCAGCCCCACAGCCTGCATCTCTTTGCCCTCAGTGTTAGTTCCCTTTCATGCTGGGGCACCcagccctgggggctgggggaaggagcaGCAAGGGTCCAGAGGCTTTTCCAGCGTGTGTGACTCCACGGAAATAAACACCGCCTGCATCCCGCCTGACTGCCCACCAGTGTAGCATCACAGGGTGGCCCAGCTCACAGTTTCTAGTTCAACAGAGATGCTCAAGGGCAAAGAGGAGCTGGGATGTACCCAGGGTCAGGCAGCAGGTCAGAGGGCAGGGC
Above is a genomic segment from Dama dama isolate Ldn47 chromosome 2, ASM3311817v1, whole genome shotgun sequence containing:
- the PITPNM1 gene encoding membrane-associated phosphatidylinositol transfer protein 1 isoform X1, producing MLIKEYHILLPMSLDEYQVAQLYMIQKKSREESSGEGSGVEILANRPYTDGPGGSGQYTHKVYHVGSHIPGWFRALLPKAALQVEEESWNAYPYTRTRYTCPFVEKFSIEIETYYLPDGGQQPNVFNLSGAERRQRILDTIDIVRDAVAPGEYKAEEDPRLYRSAKTGRGPLADDWARTAAQTGPLMCAYKLCKVEFRYWGMQAKIEQFIHDVGLRRVMLRAHRQAWCWQDEWTELSMADIRALEEETARMLAQRMAKCNTGSEGPEAQPPGKLSTEARAGASNAGTPDGPEAPPGPDASPDASFSKQWSSSSRSSYSSQHGGGVSPQTLSEWRMQNIARDSENSSEDEFFDAHEGFSDSDEVFPKEMTKWNSNDFIDAFASPMEAEGTPDPGTEGTKDLGDGARAPRDSEGPDGDSAGELGADTCAVHALFLVLHSGSILDSGPGDADSKRADVQTLSLAFEAVTRVHFPEALGHVALRLVPCPPICAAAYALVSNLSPYSHDGDSLSRSQDHIPLAALPLLATSSSRYQGAVATVIARTNQAYSAFLRSSEGAGFCGQVVLIGDGVGGILGFDALCHSASVGTGSRSSSRRGSMNNELLSPEAGPVRDPLAEGAEGLGRASPEPSALPTQRTPSDMAGPEPEGSQNSLQAAPPATSSGEPRRASTASCPPTATSEAPDGAPCAARLDFKVSGFFLFGSPLGLVLALRKTVMPTLEVAQMRPACEQIYNLFHAADPCASRLEPLLAPKFQAIAPLTVPRYQKFPLGDGSSLLLADTLQTHSGLFLEELEMLVPSTPTSASGAFWKGSELGGDPPAQPTAPSTTSEVVKILERWWGTKRIDYSLYCPEALTAFPTVTLPHLFHASYWESADVVAFILRQVIEKERPHLTECEEPSIYSPAFPREKWQRKRTQVKIRNVTSNHRASDTVVCEGRPQVLNGRFMYGPLDVVTLTGEKVDIYIMTQPLSGKWIHFGTEVTNSSGRLTFPVPLERALGVGVYPVRMVVRGDHTYAECCLTVVARGTEAVVFSIDGSFTASVSIMGSDPKVRAGAVDVVRHWQDAGYLIVYVTGRPDMQKHRVVAWLSQHNFPHGVVSFCDGLTHDPLRQKLMFLQSLVQEVELNFVAGYGSPKDVAVYAALGLPPSQTYIVGRAVRKLQAQCQFLSDGYVAHLGQLEAGSHPHATVGPSRAALAKSSYGGAAPVDFLRKQSQLLRSRGPSQAEREGPGTPPTTLARGKARSISLKLDSEE
- the PITPNM1 gene encoding membrane-associated phosphatidylinositol transfer protein 1 isoform X2 gives rise to the protein MLIKEYHILLPMSLDEYQVAQLYMIQKKSREESSGEGSGVEILANRPYTDGPGGSGQYTHKVYHVGSHIPGWFRALLPKAALQVEEESWNAYPYTRTRYTCPFVEKFSIEIETYYLPDGGQQPNVFNLSGAERRQRILDTIDIVRDAVAPGEYKAEEDPRLYRSAKTGRGPLADDWARTAAQTGPLMCAYKLCKVEFRYWGMQAKIEQFIHDVGLRRVMLRAHRQAWCWQDEWTELSMADIRALEEETARMLAQRMAKCNTGSEGPEAQPPGKLSTEARAGASNAGTPDGPEAPPGPDASPDASFSKQWSSSSRSSYSSQHGGGVSPQTLSEWRMQNIARDSENSSEDEFFDAHGFSDSDEVFPKEMTKWNSNDFIDAFASPMEAEGTPDPGTEGTKDLGDGARAPRDSEGPDGDSAGELGADTCAVHALFLVLHSGSILDSGPGDADSKRADVQTLSLAFEAVTRVHFPEALGHVALRLVPCPPICAAAYALVSNLSPYSHDGDSLSRSQDHIPLAALPLLATSSSRYQGAVATVIARTNQAYSAFLRSSEGAGFCGQVVLIGDGVGGILGFDALCHSASVGTGSRSSSRRGSMNNELLSPEAGPVRDPLAEGAEGLGRASPEPSALPTQRTPSDMAGPEPEGSQNSLQAAPPATSSGEPRRASTASCPPTATSEAPDGAPCAARLDFKVSGFFLFGSPLGLVLALRKTVMPTLEVAQMRPACEQIYNLFHAADPCASRLEPLLAPKFQAIAPLTVPRYQKFPLGDGSSLLLADTLQTHSGLFLEELEMLVPSTPTSASGAFWKGSELGGDPPAQPTAPSTTSEVVKILERWWGTKRIDYSLYCPEALTAFPTVTLPHLFHASYWESADVVAFILRQVIEKERPHLTECEEPSIYSPAFPREKWQRKRTQVKIRNVTSNHRASDTVVCEGRPQVLNGRFMYGPLDVVTLTGEKVDIYIMTQPLSGKWIHFGTEVTNSSGRLTFPVPLERALGVGVYPVRMVVRGDHTYAECCLTVVARGTEAVVFSIDGSFTASVSIMGSDPKVRAGAVDVVRHWQDAGYLIVYVTGRPDMQKHRVVAWLSQHNFPHGVVSFCDGLTHDPLRQKLMFLQSLVQEVELNFVAGYGSPKDVAVYAALGLPPSQTYIVGRAVRKLQAQCQFLSDGYVAHLGQLEAGSHPHATVGPSRAALAKSSYGGAAPVDFLRKQSQLLRSRGPSQAEREGPGTPPTTLARGKARSISLKLDSEE